The proteins below are encoded in one region of Mycobacterium pseudokansasii:
- the fabG gene encoding 3-oxoacyl-ACP reductase FabG produces the protein MMSLLNGQTAVVTGGAQGLGLAIAERFVTEGARVVLGDLNLEATEAAAEKLGGDGVAAAVRCDVTKADEVQTLIRTAVELFGGLDVMVNNAGITRDATMRNMTEEQFDQVINVHLKGTWNGTRLAAAIMRENKRGAIVNMSSVSGKVGMVGQTNYSAAKAGIVGMTKAAAKELAHVGVRVNAIAPGLIRSAMTEAMPQRIWDQKLAEVPMGRAGEPSEVASVALFLASELSSYMTGTVLDVTGGRFI, from the coding sequence GTGATGTCATTGCTGAACGGTCAGACCGCGGTGGTCACCGGCGGAGCCCAAGGACTGGGCTTGGCCATTGCCGAGCGATTCGTCACCGAGGGCGCGCGCGTCGTGCTCGGTGATCTGAATCTCGAAGCGACCGAGGCCGCGGCCGAGAAGCTCGGCGGCGATGGAGTAGCCGCGGCCGTGCGGTGCGACGTGACCAAAGCCGACGAGGTCCAAACGCTCATCCGCACGGCCGTCGAGCTTTTCGGCGGTCTCGACGTCATGGTCAACAACGCCGGCATTACCCGGGACGCGACCATGCGCAACATGACCGAGGAGCAGTTCGACCAGGTCATCAACGTACATCTGAAGGGCACCTGGAACGGCACCCGGCTCGCGGCGGCCATTATGCGCGAAAACAAACGGGGTGCGATCGTGAACATGTCCTCGGTGTCGGGCAAGGTCGGGATGGTGGGTCAAACCAATTACTCTGCGGCGAAAGCCGGGATCGTCGGGATGACCAAGGCCGCCGCCAAAGAGCTTGCCCACGTGGGTGTTCGAGTGAACGCGATCGCCCCCGGATTGATTCGCTCGGCGATGACGGAAGCAATGCCGCAACGCATCTGGGACCAGAAATTGGCCGAGGTTCCAATGGGCCGGGCGGGTGAGCCCAGCGAAGTCGCCAGCGTAGCCTTGTTTTTGGCCTCTGAACTGTCTTCGTACATGACCGGAACGGTGCTGGATGTCACCGGCGGGCGGTTCATATGA
- a CDS encoding nucleoside deaminase, translating into MAVTYPTGRVKADDGTAHCGDNPEPDDKSESALRRLLQYQPTAAELQQHESNMRVALEAAKTNQKFPFGAAIFDQTRNYPIVISVGNQSIDPISHSELVAINNMAAQEGAGKWSETTLYSTGEPCCMCMGAIVWIGIPRVVWGSSIKTIRNSGTSQIGIGALDVAARSHEMYTPQYCISGVLSDETDELFRIRP; encoded by the coding sequence TTGGCCGTCACATACCCGACCGGACGGGTCAAGGCGGACGACGGGACTGCCCACTGCGGCGACAACCCAGAACCGGATGACAAAAGTGAATCAGCCCTTCGCAGATTGCTCCAATACCAGCCCACGGCGGCAGAGCTACAGCAACACGAATCGAACATGCGCGTAGCACTTGAAGCGGCAAAAACGAATCAGAAGTTCCCCTTCGGCGCCGCTATCTTCGACCAGACCCGCAATTATCCGATCGTGATTAGCGTCGGTAACCAATCGATTGACCCGATCTCACATAGCGAATTAGTCGCTATCAACAATATGGCTGCGCAAGAGGGTGCGGGGAAGTGGAGTGAGACTACACTGTATTCCACTGGCGAGCCTTGCTGTATGTGTATGGGGGCCATCGTTTGGATCGGCATACCGCGCGTCGTCTGGGGGTCTTCAATAAAGACGATCAGGAATTCCGGGACAAGCCAAATCGGTATCGGCGCACTCGACGTTGCAGCCCGAAGTCACGAAATGTATACGCCTCAATATTGCATTTCCGGAGTATTGTCAGATGAAACCGACGAATTGTTCAGGATCCGTCCTTGA
- a CDS encoding DUF3817 domain-containing protein: MTTPETPEAQRNTVFPVEKIRTALLGYRVMAWTTGIWLIALCYELVSHLVFHHEIRWIEIVHGWVYFVYVLAAFNLAVKVRWPIGKTVGVLLAGTIPLLGIIVEHVQTRDVKARYNL, from the coding sequence ATGACGACGCCTGAGACACCCGAAGCCCAGCGCAACACCGTCTTTCCCGTGGAGAAGATCCGTACCGCGCTGCTCGGCTACCGCGTGATGGCGTGGACGACGGGTATCTGGCTCATCGCCTTGTGTTACGAACTGGTCTCCCACTTGGTCTTTCACCACGAGATCCGCTGGATCGAGATCGTCCACGGTTGGGTCTACTTCGTCTACGTGTTGGCCGCTTTCAATCTCGCCGTCAAGGTTCGCTGGCCGATCGGCAAGACAGTCGGTGTCCTGCTCGCCGGCACCATCCCGCTGCTGGGCATCATCGTCGAACATGTCCAAACCAGGGACGTCAAGGCGCGCTACAACCTCTAG
- the rdgB gene encoding RdgB/HAM1 family non-canonical purine NTP pyrophosphatase: protein MTRLLVASRNPKKLAELRRVLDGAGLSGVTLASLNDVAPFHEVPETGATFEDNALAKARDAFAATGLASIADDSGLEVGALNGMPGVLSARWSGNHGDDAANTALLLAQLRDVPDERRGAAFVSACALVSASREVVVRGQWAGTIAREPRGDGGFGYDPVFIPDGYQRTAAQLSPEEKDAVSHRSRALRLLVPELVALA, encoded by the coding sequence GTGACCCGGCTGCTGGTCGCCAGCCGCAACCCCAAGAAGCTGGCCGAACTGCGCAGGGTGCTGGACGGCGCCGGATTGTCCGGGGTGACATTGGCGTCGCTCAATGACGTTGCACCATTTCACGAGGTACCCGAAACCGGTGCGACATTCGAGGACAATGCGCTGGCCAAGGCGCGAGACGCGTTCGCCGCGACCGGTCTGGCCAGCATCGCCGACGACTCTGGTTTGGAAGTGGGGGCACTCAACGGCATGCCCGGGGTGCTGTCGGCCCGGTGGTCCGGCAACCACGGCGACGACGCGGCCAACACCGCCCTGCTGCTGGCCCAGCTGCGCGATGTACCCGACGAGCGACGCGGTGCGGCATTCGTCTCGGCCTGCGCACTGGTCTCGGCGTCCCGCGAAGTCGTGGTGCGCGGCCAGTGGGCTGGCACGATTGCGCGGGAGCCACGCGGTGACGGCGGGTTCGGCTACGACCCCGTCTTTATTCCCGACGGCTATCAGCGGACCGCGGCGCAGCTGAGCCCGGAGGAGAAGGATGCGGTGTCGCATCGCAGCCGCGCGCTGAGGCTGCTGGTGCCGGAGTTGGTGGCGCTCGCCTAG
- a CDS encoding DUF4395 domain-containing protein encodes MFRHIFRIKIMVSRRVPLEHAFLNQPWWAMGQMTQEHAEPRINETATRARAGLLNIISAITIALLLMRPETDPVIIVGPLVLFDMLAAAATGLTPFSPTGILGTALTMGMRPVWKATRPKRFAWLLGAGLAATCLAMRLLGASPVAMAAVVAVCFVLTWSEATLGFCVGCYLHKLMWGCEDCEVPYVRTIAPRPATKEESRA; translated from the coding sequence ATGTTTCGCCACATTTTTAGGATCAAAATTATGGTCAGTCGGCGAGTCCCACTTGAACATGCCTTTCTCAACCAGCCGTGGTGGGCAATGGGACAGATGACGCAGGAACATGCGGAACCGCGCATCAACGAAACCGCGACCCGCGCCAGGGCGGGCTTGCTCAATATTATCTCGGCAATCACGATTGCCTTGTTGCTTATGCGTCCGGAAACCGATCCGGTGATCATTGTTGGTCCGCTCGTGCTTTTCGACATGTTGGCTGCGGCCGCTACCGGATTAACTCCGTTCAGCCCCACCGGCATTCTGGGCACAGCGTTGACAATGGGCATGCGTCCGGTGTGGAAAGCGACGCGGCCGAAACGGTTTGCATGGTTGCTCGGTGCCGGTTTAGCAGCGACATGTCTTGCCATGCGCTTGTTAGGCGCGTCGCCGGTAGCGATGGCAGCTGTTGTTGCGGTCTGTTTTGTCCTGACCTGGTCGGAAGCCACGCTGGGATTTTGTGTCGGCTGCTACCTGCACAAATTAATGTGGGGTTGTGAAGACTGCGAAGTCCCTTATGTCAGGACAATAGCACCGCGACCGGCAACAAAAGAGGAAAGTCGCGCGTAG
- the rph gene encoding ribonuclease PH, giving the protein MSKREDGRLDDELRPVVITRGFTENPAGSVLIEFGRTKVLCTASVTEGVPRWRKGSGVGWLTAEYAMLPSATHTRSDRESVKGRVGGRTQEISRLVGRSLRACIDLAALGENTIAVDCDVLQADGGTRTAAITGAYVALADAVTYLAAAGKLSDPRPLSCAIAAISVGVVDGRIRVDLPYEEDSRAEVDMNVVATDTGTLVEIQGTGEGATFPRSTLDKLLDMALGACDKLFAAQREALALPYPGVLPEGPPPPRAFGS; this is encoded by the coding sequence GTGTCCAAACGAGAAGACGGCCGCCTCGACGACGAGCTTCGTCCGGTGGTCATCACCCGCGGGTTCACCGAAAATCCTGCAGGCTCGGTGCTGATTGAATTCGGTCGCACCAAGGTCCTGTGTACCGCCAGCGTTACCGAGGGGGTTCCGCGCTGGCGCAAGGGATCTGGTGTGGGATGGCTGACCGCCGAGTACGCAATGCTGCCGTCGGCGACTCATACCCGCTCCGACCGCGAATCGGTCAAGGGGCGAGTCGGCGGGCGCACCCAAGAAATCAGTCGACTGGTCGGCCGGTCGCTGCGGGCGTGCATCGACTTGGCGGCCCTGGGGGAGAACACCATTGCGGTCGACTGCGACGTGTTGCAAGCCGACGGCGGGACCCGCACGGCGGCCATCACGGGCGCCTATGTGGCGCTGGCCGATGCGGTGACCTACCTGGCGGCCGCCGGCAAACTGTCCGATCCCCGACCGTTGTCGTGCGCCATCGCCGCGATCAGCGTGGGCGTGGTCGACGGCCGGATCCGCGTCGACCTGCCGTACGAGGAAGATTCGCGAGCCGAGGTCGACATGAACGTCGTCGCCACCGACACCGGGACTCTGGTGGAGATCCAGGGCACCGGCGAAGGCGCTACGTTCCCGCGATCGACGCTGGACAAGCTGCTCGACATGGCGCTGGGCGCTTGCGACAAATTGTTCGCCGCTCAGCGGGAGGCGTTGGCGCTGCCGTATCCGGGTGTCCTGCCCGAAGGACCGCCACCGCCGAGAGCGTTCGGAAGCTGA
- a CDS encoding DUF1801 domain-containing protein, with product MSNATKNIDARIAELADWRGDTLARIRTHIKQADPDVTEEWKWRAVQVWSHDGIICTGETYTSQVKATFAKGASLADPAGLFNASLDGNTGRAIDIREGDAIDEEAFVALIREAVQLNTRG from the coding sequence ATGAGCAATGCAACGAAGAACATCGACGCGCGGATAGCCGAGCTGGCCGACTGGCGGGGCGACACGCTGGCGCGGATCCGCACGCACATCAAGCAGGCCGATCCGGACGTGACCGAGGAATGGAAGTGGCGCGCCGTTCAAGTCTGGTCACACGACGGAATCATCTGCACCGGTGAGACCTACACGTCTCAGGTGAAGGCGACCTTTGCCAAGGGCGCGTCGCTGGCCGACCCGGCGGGTTTGTTCAATGCCAGCCTCGACGGCAATACCGGGCGTGCGATCGATATTCGCGAGGGCGATGCGATCGACGAAGAGGCGTTCGTGGCGCTCATTCGCGAGGCGGTGCAGCTGAATACCCGTGGTTGA
- a CDS encoding cyclic nucleotide-degrading phosphodiesterase translates to MSVRITVLGCSGSVVGPDSAASGYLLRAPETPPMVIDFGGGVLGALQRHLDPGSVHVLLSHLHADHCLDMPGLFVWRRYHPTPPKGKALLYGPSDTWSRLGAASSPYGGEIDDCSDIFDVHHWVDGEPVTFGAVTVVPRVVAHPTESYGMRFTDSTGASFAYSGDTGICDQLVELARGVDVFLCEASWTHSPDRPPDLHLSGTEAGRAARRAGVRELLLTHIPPWTSREDVISEAKAEFDGPVHAVVCGETFEVRRA, encoded by the coding sequence GTGTCCGTGCGAATAACCGTGCTCGGATGCTCCGGGAGCGTCGTGGGTCCGGATTCGGCTGCGTCGGGTTATCTGCTCCGGGCTCCGGAAACCCCGCCGATGGTCATCGACTTCGGTGGCGGTGTGCTCGGCGCACTGCAACGACACCTGGACCCCGGGTCGGTGCATGTGCTGTTGTCGCATCTGCACGCGGACCACTGTCTGGATATGCCTGGGTTATTTGTATGGCGCCGTTATCACCCAACGCCTCCGAAGGGCAAGGCGTTGTTATACGGGCCGAGCGACACCTGGTCGCGCTTGGGGGCAGCGTCGTCGCCCTACGGCGGCGAGATCGACGATTGCTCGGACATCTTCGACGTCCACCACTGGGTGGACGGCGAGCCGGTGACGTTCGGCGCGGTTACCGTGGTGCCCCGGGTCGTTGCTCACCCGACCGAGTCCTACGGCATGCGCTTTACCGATTCCACCGGCGCGTCATTTGCCTACAGCGGCGACACCGGCATCTGTGACCAGCTCGTCGAGTTGGCTCGCGGCGTCGACGTCTTTCTGTGCGAGGCCTCCTGGACACACTCCCCGGACCGTCCGCCGGACCTACATCTGTCCGGCACTGAAGCCGGAAGGGCCGCGAGGCGGGCCGGCGTCCGCGAACTCCTGCTGACCCACATTCCGCCATGGACGTCGCGCGAGGACGTCATCAGTGAGGCCAAGGCCGAGTTCGACGGACCCGTACACGCGGTGGTGTGCGGCGAGACTTTTGAAGTCCGGCGGGCCTGA
- the murI gene encoding glutamate racemase: MSSPLAPVGIFDSGVGGLTVARAIIDQLPDEDIIYVGDTGNGPYGPLTIPEIRAHALAIGDNLVDRGVKVLVIACNSASAACLRDARERYDVPVVEVILPAVRRAVAATRNGRIGVIGTRATITSHAYQDAFAAARDTEITAVACPRFVDFVERGVTSGRQVLGLAEGYLEPLQRAGVDTLVLGCTHYPLLSGLIQLAMGDPVTLVSSAEETAKEVLAVLTRSDLLRPHDAPPATRMFEATGDPEAFTRLAARFLGPAITGVEAVGHPPVK, from the coding sequence ATGAGCTCGCCGTTGGCGCCCGTCGGAATCTTCGACTCCGGCGTCGGCGGACTGACCGTCGCGCGGGCCATCATCGACCAACTGCCCGACGAAGACATCATCTACGTCGGTGACACCGGCAATGGCCCCTACGGTCCACTGACCATCCCCGAGATCCGCGCACACGCGTTGGCCATCGGCGACAACTTGGTTGACCGGGGTGTCAAGGTTTTGGTGATCGCCTGCAACTCGGCGTCCGCGGCGTGCCTGCGAGACGCGCGGGAGCGATACGACGTGCCCGTCGTCGAGGTGATCCTGCCGGCCGTACGCCGCGCGGTTGCCGCCACCCGCAACGGCCGCATCGGGGTGATCGGCACTCGCGCGACCATCACCTCCCACGCCTACCAAGACGCCTTCGCCGCCGCGCGCGACACCGAGATCACCGCGGTGGCCTGTCCGCGGTTCGTGGATTTCGTCGAGCGTGGGGTCACCAGCGGCCGTCAGGTGCTGGGGCTGGCGGAGGGTTACCTGGAGCCGTTGCAGCGTGCCGGGGTGGACACTCTGGTGCTCGGTTGTACGCACTATCCACTACTGTCCGGACTCATTCAACTGGCCATGGGAGACCCCGTCACACTGGTCTCGAGCGCCGAGGAGACCGCCAAAGAAGTTCTCGCGGTGCTGACCCGAAGCGACCTCCTGCGCCCGCACGATGCGCCGCCGGCTACCCGGATGTTCGAAGCCACCGGCGACCCGGAAGCCTTCACCCGGCTGGCGGCGCGATTTCTCGGGCCGGCGATCACCGGTGTGGAAGCCGTTGGTCATCCGCCTGTCAAATAG
- a CDS encoding rhomboid family intramembrane serine protease: MTAHPRTPKKQPEKRPRWIVGGATILTFVALLYLVELIDQLSRHSLDVNGIRPLKTDGLWGIVFAPLLHANWAHLMANTIPLLVLGFLMTLAGLSRFVWATVIVWILGGFGTWLIGNVGSSCGPTDHIGASGLIFGWLTFLLVFGLFVRKVWDIVIGLVVLFFYGGVLLGALPRLGMCGGVSWQGHLCGALAGVVAAYLLSAPERKSRALKKAGNRQLRPKT, translated from the coding sequence ATGACCGCGCATCCGCGCACACCCAAGAAGCAGCCGGAAAAGCGGCCGCGCTGGATCGTCGGCGGGGCGACCATCCTCACCTTCGTCGCGCTGCTGTATCTCGTTGAACTGATCGACCAGCTGTCGCGGCATTCTTTGGACGTCAACGGCATCCGCCCGCTGAAAACCGACGGGTTGTGGGGCATCGTTTTCGCGCCGCTGTTGCACGCCAACTGGGCACACCTGATGGCCAACACCATTCCCTTGCTGGTGTTGGGATTCCTGATGACGCTGGCCGGATTGTCGCGGTTCGTCTGGGCGACGGTGATCGTGTGGATCCTGGGCGGCTTCGGAACCTGGCTCATCGGAAATGTGGGCAGCAGCTGCGGTCCGACCGACCACATCGGAGCGTCCGGGCTGATCTTCGGCTGGTTGACCTTTCTGCTGGTGTTCGGCCTTTTCGTCCGCAAGGTCTGGGACATCGTCATCGGTTTGGTGGTCTTGTTCTTCTACGGTGGCGTCCTGCTGGGAGCACTGCCGCGGCTGGGCATGTGCGGCGGGGTGTCATGGCAGGGCCATCTGTGCGGCGCGCTTGCCGGCGTGGTGGCGGCATATCTCTTGTCGGCACCGGAGCGTAAATCCCGCGCACTGAAGAAGGCCGGCAACCGGCAGTTGCGTCCGAAGACATGA
- a CDS encoding MoaD/ThiS family protein: protein MSVTVSIPTVLRPHTDGQKRVSANGDTLGAVINDLEANYAGISERLIDNGKLHRFVNVYVNDEDVRFSGGLDTVLSDGDSVTILPAVAGG, encoded by the coding sequence ATGAGCGTCACCGTGTCCATCCCGACCGTCCTGCGACCGCACACCGATGGCCAGAAGCGCGTCTCCGCGAACGGCGACACGCTCGGTGCGGTCATCAACGACCTCGAGGCCAACTACGCGGGCATCTCCGAGCGGCTGATCGATAACGGCAAGCTGCACCGCTTTGTGAACGTCTACGTCAACGACGAGGATGTGCGGTTCTCCGGTGGTCTGGACACCGTCCTATCCGACGGCGACTCGGTCACCATCCTGCCCGCCGTGGCGGGCGGGTAA
- a CDS encoding P1 family peptidase translates to MNAITDVGGIRVGHHQRLDRDASLGTGWACGVTVVLPPPGTVGAVDCRGGAPGTRETDLLDPVNSVRFVDAVLLAAGSAYGLAAADGVMRWLEEHQRGVAVGTGGAGVVPIVPAAVIFDLPVGGWDCRPGADFGYLACEAAGIDVATGTVGAGVGARAGLLKGGVGTASTVLPSGVTVGAVVVVNSVGNVVDPATGLPWMADLIDEFALTQPPAEQVAALAQLPAGSSPMNTTIAVVATDAALSPAACRRVAIAAHDGLARSIRPAHTPLDGDTVFALATGAVEVPPDPGIPAALSPETGLVSAVGAAAGDCLARAVLAGVIAAAPVAGIPSYPGMLPGAFGARAEGNR, encoded by the coding sequence ATGAACGCCATCACCGACGTCGGCGGCATCCGCGTCGGCCACCACCAGCGGCTTGACCGCGACGCGTCGCTCGGCACCGGCTGGGCGTGCGGCGTCACCGTGGTGCTGCCGCCACCCGGAACGGTCGGTGCGGTCGATTGCCGCGGTGGTGCGCCCGGAACCCGTGAGACCGACCTGCTGGATCCGGTCAACAGTGTCCGCTTCGTAGACGCGGTGCTGCTCGCCGCCGGCAGCGCCTACGGCCTGGCCGCCGCCGACGGCGTCATGCGCTGGCTGGAGGAACACCAGCGCGGTGTCGCAGTGGGTACGGGGGGCGCGGGTGTGGTGCCCATTGTCCCGGCCGCGGTGATCTTTGACCTGCCGGTCGGGGGCTGGGATTGCCGGCCGGGAGCTGACTTCGGCTATCTGGCCTGTGAAGCCGCGGGGATCGATGTCGCCACCGGGACCGTGGGCGCGGGCGTCGGCGCGCGCGCCGGACTCCTCAAGGGCGGTGTCGGCACAGCGTCCACCGTGCTGCCCTCCGGCGTCACCGTCGGCGCGGTCGTCGTGGTGAACTCGGTGGGCAACGTCGTCGATCCGGCCACCGGCCTGCCGTGGATGGCGGACTTGATCGACGAGTTCGCGCTGACCCAACCGCCCGCCGAGCAGGTCGCGGCGTTGGCGCAACTGCCGGCGGGATCGAGCCCAATGAACACCACCATCGCGGTGGTTGCGACGGACGCGGCGCTGAGTCCGGCGGCGTGCCGGCGCGTCGCGATCGCGGCTCACGACGGGCTGGCCCGCTCGATCCGGCCAGCCCACACGCCGTTGGATGGCGATACCGTCTTCGCGCTGGCCACCGGTGCGGTCGAGGTGCCGCCGGACCCCGGCATACCCGCCGCTCTCTCGCCGGAGACGGGGCTGGTCAGCGCGGTGGGAGCGGCCGCCGGCGATTGCCTGGCCCGAGCGGTGTTGGCTGGTGTCATCGCCGCCGCGCCGGTGGCCGGAATACCGAGCTACCCCGGCATGTTGCCCGGAGCATTCGGTGCACGTGCGGAAGGGAACCGCTGA
- a CDS encoding DUF2017 domain-containing protein produces the protein MRKWKRVETRNGPRFRSALAPHEAALLKNLVGAMVGLFDERESSAPTDELEEITGIKTGHSDRPGDPTLGRLLPDFYKLDLGDPMTLDASETLNAALRSLHEPAIIDAKRGAAQQLLQTVPENGGRFELTEADANAWVAAVNDLRLTLGVLLNVGPQGPERLPADHPMAAHYDVYQWLTVLQEYLVLVLMGKPG, from the coding sequence GTGCGCAAATGGAAGCGCGTCGAAACCCGCAACGGCCCCCGTTTTCGGTCTGCCTTGGCTCCCCATGAGGCAGCCCTGCTCAAGAATCTGGTCGGCGCGATGGTCGGTCTGTTCGATGAACGCGAATCGTCGGCTCCGACAGATGAACTCGAAGAAATTACCGGCATAAAGACCGGGCATTCCGACCGTCCGGGTGACCCGACGCTGGGTCGGCTGCTGCCGGATTTCTACAAGCTGGATCTGGGCGACCCGATGACCCTCGATGCGTCGGAGACGCTCAACGCCGCCCTTCGCAGTTTGCATGAGCCGGCAATCATCGACGCCAAACGCGGTGCGGCACAGCAGTTGTTGCAGACGGTCCCGGAAAACGGCGGACGGTTCGAGCTGACGGAGGCGGATGCCAACGCCTGGGTTGCTGCCGTCAACGACTTACGGCTGACCCTGGGAGTCCTGCTCAACGTCGGTCCACAGGGGCCCGAGCGGCTGCCGGCTGACCATCCGATGGCCGCGCACTATGACGTCTACCAGTGGCTGACAGTGCTGCAGGAATACCTCGTCCTGGTGCTGATGGGCAAGCCCGGATGA
- the clpS gene encoding ATP-dependent Clp protease adapter ClpS produces the protein MVAASAPAKPGSTGQRESAPVDVTASPWVTIVWDDPVNLMSYVTYVFQKLFGYSEPHATTLMLQVHNEGKAVVSAGSREAMEVDVSKLHAAGLWATMQQDR, from the coding sequence ATGGTTGCTGCATCAGCGCCCGCCAAGCCCGGATCGACCGGGCAACGCGAGTCCGCGCCGGTCGATGTGACGGCCAGTCCGTGGGTGACCATCGTCTGGGACGACCCGGTCAACTTGATGAGCTACGTGACGTATGTGTTCCAAAAATTGTTCGGCTACAGCGAGCCGCATGCCACCACGTTGATGTTGCAGGTGCACAACGAGGGAAAGGCAGTGGTCTCGGCCGGCAGCCGGGAGGCCATGGAGGTCGACGTGTCCAAACTGCACGCCGCCGGATTGTGGGCGACGATGCAGCAGGACCGGTGA
- a CDS encoding nicotinate phosphoribosyltransferase, which translates to MNDSVPAGLLTDKYELTMLAAALRDGTADRRTTWEVFARRLPADRRYGVVAGTGRLLELLPQFRFDDDACELLAHFLDPETLDYLRDFRFCGDIDGYPEGELYFPGSPVLSVHGSFAECVLLETLVLSIFNHDTAIASAAARMVSAAGGRPLVEMGSRRTHERAAVAAARAAYVAGFAGSSNLEAQRRYGIPTEGTAAHAFTMLYAHRDSPSAVSELAAFRAQVEALGPDTTLLVDTYDVTTGIANAVAAAGTGLGAVRIDSGELGVLARQAREQLDQLGAKQTRIMVSGDLDEFAIAALRAEPVDHYGVGTSLVTGSGAPTANMVYKLVEVDGIPVQKRSSHKESRGGHKAALRLSKPTGTITEEIVHPAGRPPTTTEPHRVLTTPLVRGGDVVADTGSTALAAARKLVAFGLGSLPWEGLKLAAGEPAIPTLTITP; encoded by the coding sequence GTGAATGACTCGGTCCCCGCTGGGCTCCTGACCGACAAGTACGAACTGACCATGCTCGCGGCCGCGTTGCGCGACGGCACAGCCGATCGCCGGACCACGTGGGAAGTGTTCGCTCGCCGGCTTCCCGCGGACCGGCGGTACGGGGTGGTGGCCGGAACCGGTCGACTGCTGGAGCTGTTGCCGCAGTTCAGGTTCGACGACGACGCATGCGAGTTGCTGGCCCACTTCCTCGACCCCGAGACCCTGGATTACCTCCGGGACTTTCGCTTCTGCGGCGATATCGACGGCTACCCGGAAGGCGAACTGTACTTCCCCGGTTCCCCGGTGCTCTCAGTGCACGGCAGTTTCGCCGAATGCGTGCTGCTGGAAACGCTGGTGCTGTCGATCTTCAACCACGACACGGCCATCGCATCCGCGGCAGCGCGGATGGTCAGCGCCGCCGGAGGCCGCCCGCTGGTCGAAATGGGCTCACGCCGGACGCATGAGCGCGCCGCGGTCGCCGCCGCCCGGGCAGCTTATGTCGCGGGCTTCGCGGGCTCGTCCAATCTGGAAGCTCAGCGACGCTACGGGATACCCACCGAAGGCACCGCGGCCCACGCGTTCACGATGCTGTACGCCCACCGCGACAGCCCCTCGGCGGTGTCAGAGTTAGCCGCATTCCGCGCCCAGGTCGAGGCGCTGGGGCCGGACACGACGCTGCTCGTCGACACCTACGACGTGACGACCGGTATCGCCAACGCTGTCGCGGCCGCCGGTACCGGGCTCGGCGCGGTCCGCATCGACTCAGGCGAGTTGGGCGTGCTGGCCCGCCAAGCCCGCGAGCAGCTCGACCAACTCGGCGCCAAGCAGACCCGCATCATGGTGTCCGGCGATCTCGACGAGTTCGCCATCGCGGCGCTGCGCGCGGAGCCGGTCGATCATTACGGCGTCGGGACGTCGCTGGTCACCGGCTCGGGTGCACCGACCGCGAACATGGTTTACAAACTGGTCGAGGTCGACGGCATACCTGTGCAAAAACGCAGCAGCCACAAGGAATCCCGCGGCGGCCACAAAGCAGCGCTGCGGCTGTCGAAGCCCACGGGAACCATCACCGAGGAAATCGTGCATCCGGCGGGGCGCCCACCGACCACCACCGAGCCGCACCGAGTGTTGACCACGCCACTGGTTCGCGGCGGGGACGTGGTCGCCGATACCGGTAGCACTGCACTGGCGGCGGCCCGCAAGCTGGTGGCGTTCGGGCTGGGGAGCCTGCCGTGGGAGGGACTGAAATTGGCGGCCGGCGAGCCGGCTATTCCGACCCTGACGATCACGCCCTGA